One part of the Acidobacteriota bacterium genome encodes these proteins:
- a CDS encoding TonB family protein has product MRTPNFVFCLTLFVFIYGNAYAQTVPADSEPVIKGSTSYQLPRSAIDAGIDGTITVAIRIDESGKPKALALISGPMWPCGSTPQAALNDLSATLSETLMKVEFTPAVKKGKPYETTIGLTFKLKNPNIKPAKVELDQMTGKPKPAMINAGVVNGKAVSLPKPAYPREARMNRDGGAVSIQVVIDEKGNVIRAGAVNGAPSLQFASRDAACGAKFEPTLLQGSPIMVSGVITYNFVP; this is encoded by the coding sequence ATGCGAACTCCTAACTTCGTTTTTTGTTTAACCTTATTCGTGTTCATTTACGGCAACGCCTATGCTCAGACTGTTCCCGCAGATTCGGAGCCCGTGATCAAAGGATCCACCAGCTACCAGCTTCCACGGTCAGCGATCGACGCGGGAATTGATGGAACCATTACTGTAGCGATACGAATTGACGAAAGCGGAAAGCCAAAGGCATTGGCTCTGATTTCCGGGCCCATGTGGCCGTGCGGTTCGACGCCGCAGGCCGCTCTGAATGACCTTTCCGCTACGCTGTCCGAGACGTTGATGAAGGTCGAATTCACACCTGCGGTAAAGAAGGGCAAGCCTTACGAGACGACGATCGGCCTGACATTCAAGCTAAAAAACCCAAATATCAAACCGGCAAAGGTCGAGCTCGACCAAATGACCGGCAAACCAAAGCCTGCGATGATCAATGCAGGTGTCGTTAACGGGAAGGCCGTATCACTCCCGAAACCGGCATATCCGCGCGAAGCAAGGATGAACCGCGACGGCGGTGCGGTCTCGATCCAGGTGGTGATCGATGAAAAAGGGAATGTTATCCGGGCCGGGGCCGTCAACGGGGCACCTTCGCTCCAATTTGCCTCACGAGATGCTGCCTGCGGTGCCAAATTCGAACCGACGCTCCTTCAAGGAAGCCCGATCATGGTCTCGGGCGTAATAACTTACAATTTCGTTCCATAA
- a CDS encoding inorganic pyrophosphatase: MFRTNKAHPWHGIPINGNSPAEVTVFIEIVPRDTVKYEVDKETGYLKIDRPQQYSNVVPANYGFIPRTYCGTRIADMARSKSGKAISDGDNDPLDILVLSEHHIPRGDIILKATPIGGFCLIDGGEADDKIIAVLKGDKVFEQYTEISQLPKGILERFEHYFLTYKSLPDEPNICEIAYSYGREESYRVIESSIADYDELVRSEA, encoded by the coding sequence ATGTTTCGAACAAACAAAGCGCACCCGTGGCACGGCATTCCGATCAACGGGAACTCCCCGGCGGAAGTCACCGTTTTCATCGAGATCGTGCCGCGTGACACGGTAAAATATGAGGTTGATAAGGAAACCGGCTACCTTAAGATCGACCGGCCGCAGCAATATTCAAATGTGGTTCCAGCGAATTACGGATTTATTCCTCGGACGTATTGCGGAACGCGTATCGCGGATATGGCACGATCAAAAAGCGGGAAAGCCATAAGCGACGGTGATAACGATCCGCTTGATATCTTGGTGCTAAGCGAACACCACATCCCACGCGGCGACATTATTCTTAAGGCGACGCCGATCGGCGGTTTTTGCCTGATCGACGGCGGCGAAGCGGATGACAAGATAATTGCCGTGCTCAAGGGCGACAAGGTCTTCGAGCAATATACCGAGATCAGCCAATTGCCAAAAGGCATTCTCGAACGATTCGAACACTATTTCCTGACCTATAAATCACTGCCCGACGAACCGAATATCTGCGAGATTGCCTATTCATACGGCCGCGAAGAAAGCTACCGCGTGATCGAGTCCTCGATCGCGGACTACGATGAACTCGTCAGATCGGAAGCTTAG
- a CDS encoding enoyl-CoA hydratase/isomerase family protein: protein MSNELLIERSGETMIVRFTRPEIRNPLSRKVVERLHEIVEDVATSDIRGLIFTGSGDAFASGANLNEIAALSADKAPEFARLGQSLMQKIDELPQLVIAAINGHCFGGALDLALSCDVRIASPNAKFAHPGAGLGIITGWSGTQRLPRLIGQGNALEMFFTASPIDAERALQIGLIGSIAEDVVGAALSIDVG, encoded by the coding sequence ATGTCTAACGAACTACTCATCGAACGAAGCGGCGAGACAATGATCGTCCGATTTACAAGGCCCGAGATCCGAAACCCGTTATCTCGCAAAGTCGTCGAACGGCTGCACGAGATCGTCGAAGACGTCGCAACAAGCGATATTCGCGGACTGATCTTCACCGGCAGCGGCGATGCGTTTGCGAGTGGTGCTAACTTAAACGAGATCGCCGCACTTTCAGCCGACAAAGCGCCCGAATTCGCGCGTCTCGGCCAGTCTCTAATGCAAAAGATCGACGAATTACCGCAGCTTGTCATCGCCGCGATCAACGGCCACTGTTTCGGCGGAGCGTTAGATCTGGCATTGTCGTGCGACGTTCGCATCGCATCGCCGAATGCGAAATTCGCACATCCCGGAGCCGGTCTCGGTATCATCACGGGCTGGAGCGGAACGCAGCGTTTGCCGCGACTGATCGGTCAGGGGAACGCACTCGAGATGTTCTTTACAGCGTCCCCGATCGATGCCGAACGTGCGTTACAGATCGGCCTTATTGGCTCGATTGCTGAAGATGTGGTCGGGGCCGCTTTATCAATCGATGTCGGATAG